GTAGAGACTACAATTCCTTTTGATGTGGTAGAACCACTTTATGAGGCTTCACAGGATTATGAGTTCGGGCGGGGCGTTTGGAGCTGGATCATGTGGCAGGATGCAAGTATGAATTATGACGATCAGGTAACTTACATCGATTTTGCTGCTGAAATGGGCTATGAATACATCCTGATTGATGCACTTTGGGACCAGAATATCGGGTACGACAGGATGGAAGAGCTTATTGATTACGCCGATAGTAAAAATGTAGATGTTTTCTTATGGTACAACTCTAACGGTGTGGCCAACGACGCCCCAATGACTCCGCGGCACAAAATGCACCGGGCTATTACCCGCAAACAGGAAATGCAGTGGTTGCAGGAAAACGGGGTAAAAGGCCTGAAAGTTGATTTTATGGGGGGTGATAAACAGGAGACCATTCAGCTTTATGAAGATATAATGTCCGATGCCAATGACCACGGATTAATGATGATCTTTCACGGAGCCACAATCCCGAGAGGCTGGGAAATCATGTACCCTAATTTTATAAGTACTGAAGCTGTTCTTGCTTCAGAAAATTTAATGTTCAGTCAGTATGCAAACGACCAGGAGGCAAGAAGTGCTGCCATTCATCCTTTTATAAGGAATACGGTGGGAAGTATGGATTTTGGCGGTACTGTGCTAAACGAACGCTACAACCGCACCAATGACGGTGGAAACTTTAGAAGAACCTCTGATGCCTTTCAACTGGCAACTGCAGTGCTATTCCAAACGCCGGTTCAGTTTTTCGCTTTAACACCGAATAACCTCGAAGACGCTCCGGAATTTGCTGTGGACTTTATGAAAAATATCCCTACCACCTGGGATGAGGCCATTTTTATTGAAGGATATCCGGGCGAGTACAGCATAATAGCAAGAAGGCACAAGGATCAATGGTATATTGCCGGGATCAATGCTTCAAAAGAAGCAAAAAAGCTGAGCTTCTCCCTTCCTGAA
This Salinimicrobium tongyeongense DNA region includes the following protein-coding sequences:
- a CDS encoding glycoside hydrolase family 97 protein is translated as MKKVFLLIGLLGIFPFVLAQEATISSPDDALRVEVNLKSGIPTYSVFYNNEVVLEKSRLGLKTNISDYSEGLSFEGSKTNSVEKSYESKKLKDSEINYKAQELTATFTTQKGQKMDVVFRVSNNDIALRYHLQKYSDTIAHVVTKEFTGFDFPKTAKSFLTPQSKSMVGFQRTKPSYEEGYYLDQDITKASVNNLGYTFPALFKTEDHWVLISETGVDGTYVASHLSDPNDEGEYTIAFPDATENNDFGSTGAAISLPFSTPWRTITVGESLKPIVETTIPFDVVEPLYEASQDYEFGRGVWSWIMWQDASMNYDDQVTYIDFAAEMGYEYILIDALWDQNIGYDRMEELIDYADSKNVDVFLWYNSNGVANDAPMTPRHKMHRAITRKQEMQWLQENGVKGLKVDFMGGDKQETIQLYEDIMSDANDHGLMMIFHGATIPRGWEIMYPNFISTEAVLASENLMFSQYANDQEARSAAIHPFIRNTVGSMDFGGTVLNERYNRTNDGGNFRRTSDAFQLATAVLFQTPVQFFALTPNNLEDAPEFAVDFMKNIPTTWDEAIFIEGYPGEYSIIARRHKDQWYIAGINASKEAKKLSFSLPELKGNTFNIINDSKKGKTEKKEIKQKRGKFEVTIQPQGGFVITN